The Planctomycetota bacterium genomic sequence GGCCTCGATCTCGGAGACGTTCTCCTCGTAGTCGAAGACGACGATGGTGGAGGTGGACGCGAACTCGTCCGCGCCCAGCGGCGTGTCGCCGATGGACGGGAAGTTCGCCAGCTTGCCGTTGGTCTTCATCTGCCCGGCCTCCTGCCCCGCCACGGCGACGGAGAGCAGGGGCTTCACAAACTCCGCGGCGTCGGTCGCGCTGAGGTAGTTGAGGTTGATGACCTTGCTGACGCGCCGACGCGACTGCGACTCGAGCACGCGCAGCTCGTCGAGCGTGTAGACCATGATGAAGTTGCCCTGCTCGACGTACCCGAACCCGTTCACGCCAAGGATGGCGTCCAGCGCCTCGTAGAACGAGACCCGGAAGAGGTTCGCGGTCACGCGGGCGCTGACGCTCTTGCTCGCGATGATGTTCTTCTGGCTCTGGATCGAGAGCATCTCGAGCACGTTGCCCAGGTCCTCGTCGTTCACGGCGAGGTCGACCAGGTTGTTCTCGTCGACGCGCACCCTGGCCTCGGTGGCGGCGTCGTCCTCGACGGGCGCGGCCTCCGCCGGCGCGGGGCTCTTGACGGGCGACCCGCCCTGGGCCAGGGCGGTCGAGGCCGCCGCGGTGTGGAGCAGGCCCGCGGCCAGGAGCAGGCGGGTGATCTCGGTTCGATTGTTCCGCGGACGACCGGTGGGCTTCGACATGAGTGACCTCTCTGGGGGTGTGTGCGGGCCGGGGTCCGTCCGGGTACTCGGCGGACGAGTGGTTCACGGGAGACCGGGAACCACCTCGCTTTCAACTTCGACCCGTCCGGCGCGCGACTTTGGGGCAACTGTCCGGTGAACGCGGGACCCGCGCTCGTCCGAACACCGCGCAACGGATTACCGGTCCCTACGCTCAAAGAGACCCGGAGGAAGCCGCCCATGAACGCCCTCGCGTCGATCATGCTCACCCCCGCGCAGCGGGCCCGCGACTACACCGATCGCCTGGTGCAGGGCATTCGCCCGGAGCAGGCGGCCCGCAAGCCTGTGGGACGCGAGGGGGTGATCGACACCAACCACCCGGTGTTCGTCTTCGGGCACCTGTCCCTCTACGGCGCGCGTGTGCTCACGCTGGTGGGCAAGGATCCCGCGCCGGCGGCGACGCCCGAGACGTGGGAGGCGCTCTTCAAGGCCGGGGCGCCGTGCCACGACGACCCCAGCGGGGCGATCTACCCGGCGTTCGGGGAGATCGTCACGCGGTACTTCGAGATCACCGACGCGATGCACGCGGGCGTGCGCGACACGCCCGACGACGTGCTGCTCCGCGAGAACCCGAACGAGGCGCAGCGCGCGCGGTTCGCGCTCGTGGGGCACCTGGTGAACTTCCTGATCAACAGCCACGTCATGATGCACGCGGGGCAGGTGAGCGCCTGGCGCCGGTGCATGGGCCTGGCGAGCGCGATGTAGCGAACGGGGTGGCGCGTCAGGGCGCCGGAGCGTCAGCGGGCGCGGACGAACGGGTTCGTGCGCTTCTCGGCGCCGATGGTTGTGGGCGGGCCGTGCCCGGGCAGCACCGTCGTGGCGTCGGGCAACGTGTACAGGCGCGTGCGGATCGATGCTTCGAGCACGTCGGGGTCGGCGTTGGGCAGGTCCGAGCGCCCGACGCTGCCCGCGAAGAGCGTGTCGCCCACGATGGCGATGTTCGACCGATCCTGCACGAGCGTGACGCCCCCGGGCGAGTGCCCGGGCGTGTGCAGCACCCGCCAGCCGACGCCGGCGAGTTCGAGCGTCTCGCCGTCCTGGAGCGCGCGATCCGGGTCGGGCAGGCTGATCGGCGCGCCCGACAGGAGGCTCAGGTTGAGTTCAGGGGCGCCCAGCCAGTCGTGCTCGGCCTTGTGCAGCAGAACCGGCGCATCCGGGAAGGCCCGTCGCACGTCGGCGATGCCGGCGATGTGGTCGATGTGGGCGTGCGTGAGCACGATCGCGCGGGGGGTGAGGCCCTGCGCCCGGACGTGCTCGATGACCGGCGCGGGCTCGAAGCTCGGATCGATGATCCAGCAGTCGGGCGATGTGCGGACGCCCACGACGTACGTGTTGGTGAGAAACGGGCCGAGTTCGAAGCGGGCGATGGCGAGCGCGGGGTCTGTCACGGGGCAGTCTATGGCCGCTTGCCCGGGCGGTTTACACTTGCCCGCGGGCCGCGGGCTGAGCGCGCACCCAGGGAGGTCGCATGGACCATCAACCGTCGAATGGCGTGTCGGATCGTCGGCGGGACTCGCGGCTGGTGTGGTTTCTGGTGCTGCTGAACTTCGCGGCGGCGCTGGGCGTGACGGTGCTGCTGCTGGTGCGCGAGCAGGACCGAGGCCTGGGGCTGCTGGGGCTGGCCGTGGTGGGCGCGCTGGGCCCGATCGTGGTGCTGATGCTGCGGCGCGAGACGATGTCCGGCGACCGCGAGCTGCTGGCGCGCCTGGACGACGTGCAGCGGAGCGTGCGGCGTCTGGCGGATTCGAGCGTGCTCTCGGACGAGGCCCGACGCGCGCTCAACCGGCGGGAAGAGCGTGACATCCTGTGCCGCGCGATCGAGGAAGACCTCGCGGCGAGGAACTGGGACGCGGCCCTGGCGCTGATCCGCGAGCTGGCCGACCGGTTCGGGTACCGGGCGGAGGCCGAGGGGTTCCGGGCGCGGATCGACGACCTGCGTCGGCAGAGCCTGGAGCAGGAGATCACAGAGGCGATCGGGGTGCTCGACGGGCTGGTGCTGCAGCGCCGGTGGCACGACGCATCGCTGGAAGCGAGCAAGATCATGCGGCTGTACCCGGACTCGCCGCGGGTAGAGCCCCTGCGGGCGCGGGTGGGGCAGGCGTACGACGCGTTCCGCCGGGATCTGGAGAGGCGGTTCCTCCTGGCGGCGCAGGCCGACCGGACGGAGGAAGCGCTGACGCTGCTGCGCGAGCTCGACCAGTACCTGACGCCCGTCGAGGCCGAGCCGCTGCGCGAACTGGCGCGCGGGGTCATCGGTCGGGCGCGCCAGAACCTGGGGGCGCAGTTCCGCCTCGCGTTGCAGGACCACCGGTGGGCCGAGGCGACGCGCCTGGGGCAGCAGATCGTGGAAGAGTTCCCGAACTCGCGGATGGCGGCGGAGGTTCGGGGGATGCTGGACGGGATCCGTCAGCGGGCGAATCAGCCCGCGCCGGCCTGAGAGCCCGAGCCCGTTTGAGAGCCGGGGCCATCGGCCGCGCCGGCCGGTTCGGCGGGCGCCGGGCGGTCGTCGCCGATCGGACGGAGTGTGCGCCAGATGAGCGCGCCGATGCCGATGATGAGGAACAGGTCGGCGATGTTCGAGACGTACGGCCAGACCTCGCGCCCGCCCCAGGGCCACTCGAGCCCGCCCGGGAGCACGACGCCGGGGAGCGGGTGGATGAAGTCGCGCACGCAGGCGTACACGAGCCGGTCGTAGAGGTTGCCCAGCCCGCCCGAGACCAGCAGGCCGACCGCGGCGTGGCTGAGCGTGTCGCGCGCGGTGGTCCACCGCACGAACAGCATCATCGCGAAGACCATCGCGACGCCGGTGAAGAGCATGAACACGCCCCTGCGCCCGGCGCCGATGCCGAACACCGCGCCGGGGTTCAGGACGAGCGTGAACTCGAGCACGTGCGGGACGATGCGGACCGGCTCGTGCGCCGGGATCAGCGCGGATGGATGGTTCGCTCGCATCACCTGCGCTCGGTCGACGACGACGGGCGCGTCGGCGATGTACCGGAACGCCGCCGCCTTGCTGCCCAGGTCGATCACCAGGCCCACGATGATCGTCGCGAGCAGCACGAGCCAGGCACGCCGCGGCTTGCGCGTGGGGTGGACGGGCGTACGCGCGGGCGGGGCTGTGGGCGTCGCGTTCATCTACGAGCGCATCGCGTGGCGTTCGAGCTCGCGCGCGGCTTCGATCGAGTAGCGCGCCCAGGGCAGCTCTTCCAGACGCTCGAGCTTTACCGGCTTGCCCGTCAGTTCGCACACGCCGAACGTGCCCTTCGTGATCCGCACGAGCGCGTCGTCGATCTCGCGGATCAGCTTGCGGTCGGCGGCCGCCAGGTCGAGCGACAGCGACTGCTCCGAAGCGTCGGACCCCTGCTCGGCCAGGTGCGAGGGCATGTTCGAGAGCGAGCCCGACTCGCTCCGCAGCGCCTCACGCTCCATCATGTTCACGTCGCCGACCAGTTCCGCCCGCTTGCGGATCAGGCGCTGGCGGAAGTACTCGATCTGCGTCTCGGACAAGGGCGACACGCCGGTCACCACCGTCTGCGGCAGCTCCGGCCCGCCGTGCTGCCCCAGCGCCCGCGCGGGCGACGCCTTCGGGCCCGACGGGATCAGCGGCTTGCGCGGAGACTTCGGATCCAGCAGGCGCCCGAGCCCCGACGGGATGATGTTCGCCATCGAGATCGGCGCCTTCGCCTTGCGCACCGGCTTGGGCGTCACGATCGTGATCCCCTTGCGCGCGGTCTTCGCGTCGGCCACGGGGGCCGCCTTGGGTTCGGGCGCGGCGGGGGCGGCCTTTGCGCCCTTCTCGGGCTTCTCGTCCGCGCGGGGCTTGGCCGGCGGGCGGGCCTTCTCGCTCTTGGGCTCGGCCTTGGCCGCGGGGCGCGCCTTGGCCTTGGGCTTCGCGGGTGATTCGGCGGCCTTCGCGGGGCGCGAAGCCTTGGGGGCGGGCTTGGAGGCCGCCTTGGCCTTGGCAACGGGCGTCTTCTTCGCGGGTTTTTCGCGCGCGGGCTTTGGCTTCAACGCTTTTTTCTCGGCGGGAGTGTTCTTGGGCACGGGCGACTCCACGCGTGCGCCGGGACACGGAAGGTGTCCCGCGGCGAATGGCCGAAACGCTAGGGGGACACCCCGTGCCAGTCAAAGCCACCAGCGTCCGGGCGCGGGGGTGCTAGACGCCCGGCGTGCCCGCGAGGGCGGTGTCGTCCGGGGGCGTGGCCTCGCCCGGGCTCTCGAGGTACTGGCCCATGCGCCGGAAGCGGGCGTACCGCTGCGCGAGCAGTTCGTCCGGCTCGACGGTGCGCAGCGCGTTGAGCTGCGCCACGATCCACTGCTGGAGCGCGAGCGCGGTAGACCGGGGGTCGCGGTGCGCCCCGCCCAGGGGCTCGGGGATGACCTCGTCGATGATGCCCAGCGAGAGGTTGTCCTGCGCCGTGAGCTTCAGCGCGCGGGCCGCCGCGTGGTTCGTCTGCTCGTTGGCTTCCTTCCAGAGAATGGCGGCGCAGCCCTCGGGGCTGATGACGGAGTACCACGCGTGCTGGAGCATCGCGACGCGGTCGGCGACCGCCAACCCCAGCGCGCCCCCCGACCCGCCCTCGCCGATGACGACGCTCACGATGGGCGTGCGCAGGCGGCTCATCTCGAGCATGTTCACCGCGATGGCCTCGGCCTGGCCGCGCTGCTCGGCACCCAGCCCGGGGTAGGCGCCGGGCGTGTCGACCAGCGTCACGATCGGCACGCCGAACTTCTCGGCCAGTTTCATCTTCGCGAGCGCCTTGCGGTAGCCCTCGGGGTGGGCGCAGCCGAAGTTGCACGCGAGCTTCTCGCTCGTCTGCTTGCCCTTCTGGTGCCCGACGAGCAGGACCTTCAGCGGGCCCAGGCGCGCAAAGCCCGTGACGATCGCCGCGTCGTCGGCGAAGCGCCGGTCGCCGTGCAGTTCCGCGAAGTCGCGGCACATGAGGGCGATGTAATCGCGCGTCTGCGGGCGGAGCGGGTGCCGGGCCACGCGCACCGTGTCCCACGGGGACAGCCTGGCGTACGCCTTCGTGAGCGCCTCTTCACGCTCGCGTCGAAGGGCCGCGAGGTCGTGCTCCACGCGGGCGCGCGCGGCGGGGTCCTCGTCGGCGGCGGGGGTGCGTCGGAGGCGCTCCTCCGCGGATTCGATCTGCTGCTCGACCGCCGCGACCGGCTTCTCGAAGTCCAACTGGTAATAGACCGACATGTGCCGGAAGGATAGGGACACGCACTACCCTGCGGGATGCACACCCCGCACGCCACCCAACCGCCCTCGCTGCTGGTCGTCGGAGCCGGGGCCATGGGCGGCGCGATCGTCGACGGGGCCCTCCGTAGCGCCGTGCTCCCCCCCGACGCCCTCGCCGTGGTCGAACCCGACGCGGGCCGACGCGCACGCCTCCCGCGGACGGTCGAGACGTTCGCGGATCTCGCCGGCGGCGGCGCGTGGCTGCGGGCGCGGGGCGCGCACGCCCAGGTGCTGCTCGCGGTGAAGCCCCAGGCGCTCGCGGACGTGGCGGCGGGGCTGCGCCCGGCGCTGGGCGATGACCCCCGCGTCGTGATCTCCATCCTCGCGGGGACGCCCGGGGCAAAGGTCCGCGCCCTGCTGGCGTGCGCACGCGTCGTGCGGGCGATGCCGAACCTCGCGCTGCGCGTGGGGCGCGGGTGCACGGCGGTGTGCCTGAGCGACGGGGCCGCACACCCCGACGACCACTTCGCGTGCGCGCTCTTCGGGACGGGCGGACAGAAGGTGTTCCGGGTGGACGAGGCGCTCATGGACGCGTTCACGGCGTTGGCGGGCAGCGGGCCGGCGTACGTGTTCTACCTCGCCGAGGCCATGCAGCGGGCGGGCGTGCTCATGGGCTTTGAGCATGCGCAAGCGCTGGAGATGGTGCGAGAGACGATCGCCGGGGCCGCGGCGCTGCTGGCGGAAGGTGCCGGGCAAACCGGCGCGGGCGGCCCAGATCCCGCGACGCTCCGCGCGGGCGTGACGAGCCCGGGCGGGACGACCGCCGCGGCGGTCCGCGTGCTCGAGGACAGCGACGCGATGGAGACCTGGGCCCGCGCGATCCTGGCGGCCCGCGACCGGGGGCGCACGCTGGCGGACGGGCGGTAGGGGCGATGCGCGTGGATCCGAGATCGCGCGCAGGTCAGCAATCGCGGGTGATCAGAAGTCGCGCCGACAGAAAATGACGCACGCGATGCCGAGGATGAAGGCCTCGAAGCCGAGCGAGGTGCCGATGATCCACGCGGTGCTGCGGGCGCGCAGCGCCTTCTCCGAGCCCAACTGCGCCTCGCGGGCGCTCACCTGCACGTCGTCCTGCTCGCCGAACGCGACGGGCTGGTCGTCGTTGGGCGTGCGGAGGCGCTCGAGTTCTTCTTCGCTGATGAGCGTGCGCTCCAGCAGGGCGAGCGTCTCGCTTGTCTTGGGCAGGGGCGTCTTGACCCAGTAGAAGATGCTCGCCCAGCGGGTCCACTTGGCCAGCGACGCGCGCTCGGCGGCGAGCTTCGTCCGCTGGTTCTGAATGAGCGGGTTCTCGGCATCGATCTCGGCCGGCGTGTAGACGGGCGGGGGTGTGCCCTCGGGGGGGGCCGGCTCGCCGGCCTCGGCGCGGCGCTTCTCCCAGATGCGCAGCGACGCGTTGCGCTCGAGCCGCTCCACGCGCTTGGCCAGCACGTTCTCGCGCAGGCGGGTGGTCTCGCGCAGGCTCACGAAGATCCCGTCGGTCGCGTTGAGCCCGAAGAAGAAGAGCCACATGAGCAGGGTGATGAGCAGGGCCGCGATGGTGGAGCGGGTGAGCAGCCCCACGAGCGCGCAGATGCTGAAGAGATAACTGAAGAAGAGGACGACGATCGGGATGGCCCAGAAGAGCTTGGGCATCCAGGCGTCGCCCTTGAAGCCGATGACGACGAACGCGGCGAGCGTGAACACCGTGACCTGCAGCGCGACGAAGAGCAGACCGGTGAGGTACTTCGTGAGGAAGAGGCGCAGTCGCGAGACGGGGCGGCTCAGCGTGAGCTCGATGGAGCCGCTCGACACGAACTCGGGGATGATGCTCGCGGTCGAGATGATCGCGAGGATCGTGGCGCCCCACGACAGCCAGAACCCGATGCCCAGGTTCACGAAGATCATCTTGTAGAACATCGCCGGCTCCATCGTGGAGCGGTTGAAGAAGGGGATGGGGATCTCCCACACGATCACCTTGAGGCCTTTGTCCGTGAGGCCCACGAGCGCGAACGCCGCGACGATCACGACGGAGATGATCATCACGATCCAGAACAGGCGCTTCGCGTTGAGCTCGCGGTACGCGTCGTGGAAGATCGCGATGGTCTGGGTGGCGGCGCGCGACATCAGGCCTTCTCCCGTGCCGCACCCGGCGCGGCGGCCTTGCCCGTGTTCGGATCGGTCACGGCCTGCATGAAGAGGTCTTCGAGCGAAGGCCGCACCGGGCGGATGGACTTGATCACCACGTTCCCCGCGCGCAGGCGGTCGATGATCGGCTGCACGCGCGCCGCGTCGGTCGTGTTGATGGTGATCCCCGCGCGCGTGATGCGGAAGAGTTCGCCCGTCGTGAGCGTGCCGCTCCACGCGACGCGGGGCGCGAGCGCGTTGACGTCGGCGGGCGGGGGGCTCGCGTTCGCGGCCTCTGGCAGCGCGCGGGCGAGCAGGTCGTGCGCGGGCTGGCCTTCGTCGAGCCACAGGTCGATCTCGTAGCGGGCCTGGTCGTCGGTCAGTTCGGCGATGGTGCCCTGGCTGGCGACCTTGCCCTGCACGAGGATCGCCACGCGGTCGCAGACCATCTCGAGCTCGCTGAGCAGGTGCGAGTTGAGGAAGACCGTCTTGCCGCGCTCCTTGAGGCGCTGGACCATGCCCCGGATGTCGCGCCGGCCCACGGGGTCGACGCCGTCGGTGGGCTCGTCGAGGATGACGAGCTCCGGGTCGTTCATGAGCGCCTGCGCGATGCCGATGCGCTGACGCATGCCCTTGCTGTACTGCTTGACCTTCGTCTTGGCCCACGCCGTCATGCCGACGAGTTCCAGCAGTTCGGGGGCGCGGGCGCGCCGTTCGGCTCTGGGCACGCCCGAGAGCGCGCCGTAGAAATCCAGCACCTGCCCGCCGGTGAGGTACTCCGGGAACTTGTGGTGCTCGGGGAGGTAGCCGATGTTGGCGAGCGAGCCCTTGTGCCCCACGGGGCGCCCGAGCACGGTGCCGTCGGCGCGCGAGGGCGAGATGACGGTCATGAGGATCTTGACGAGGGTGCTCTTGCCCGCGCCGTTGGGGCCGAGCAGGCCGAAGACCTCGCCCCGGCGCACGCGCATGTCGATGCCGCGCAGGGCGTGGACCTTCCCGCGGTACTTCTTGTCGACGTGGGTGAGGTCGATGGCCCAGTCGCTGCGGTGTGAGATGGCGACGCTCATGAAACCCCCCGCGAAGCCCTCAGGATACCCGAGACGACGGGGCGGACGCGGGTTGCCCGGCGCGCCGCGCGACGATGTGGAAGACGTGCCATCTCTTCGGGTGCGAGACGGGGTCGACGGCGCTGTCGCGGCGCTCCTCCTGGAAGCGTTCGAGCTCGAACCCCTCGAAGAGCGCCCGCGCCTGGTCGGGCGTGTGGTGCGTGCGGTCGGGCAGGCGGGCCCAGTCGTCGGCGTCGCCGAAGAGCTGGCCCGCGAAGCGCCCGCCGGGGCGGATCGAGCCCGTGACCGCCGCCCACAGGCGCGGGAAGGCGTGCGCCGGGCAGAAGGGCAGCGAGAACGACGCGCACAGCAGCGTGCAAGGCGGGAGCGTGACGTCTTCGAACGACGCGCGCCGGGTTTCGAGGCGCTCGGGGTGCACGAGGTCGTTGCGCCGGCGGAGGCGGTCGAGCCCCTCGTCCGACGCGTCGATCGCCAGCACCCGCCAGCCGCGCCGGAGGAGTTCGGCGGTGTCGCGCCCGTCGCCGCAGCCGAGGTCGATCGCGTCGCGGGACGCATCCGCCGGCGGGTCGGCGTCGAACGAAGAGAGCGCGGCGAGCAGCGTCTCGCGCGGGCCCAGGTGCGCGAGCGAGCGGAAGTAGCCGCCCCAGTCGCGCGAGGCGGCGTACACGTGCGCGGGGAGCAGCGCCTGCCCCGGCGCGGGCGTCTCGTTCCACGGATTGGGCCTGGTCTCGCTCATACGCTCGGGCACCCCATGTACGCCTCGCTCGGAGAGTTCGTTACGGCCCTGGATCGCGCGGGTGAACTCTCGCGAGTATCGGCCCGCGTCTCGCCCGTCCTCGAGATCGCCGAGATCGCCGATCGCGTCAGCAAGTCGCGCTGCCCGGGCCTGCCCAGCGCCCCCGCCCGCGCGACGGACCCGCGGTTCCACGATCGTGGCGGGTCGGCCCTGCTGTTCACGAATGTCGACGGCGCCGACATGCCCGTGCTCATCAACGCCTGGGGGTCGTACCGACGTCTCGAGATGGCGCTGGGCTGCACCGGCGGCGGGTTCGAATCCATCGCCGCACGCATCGCCGAACTCGTGAAGCCCCAACCCCCCCGCACCATCGGCGAGGGCATCGCCGCGGCCCGCCGGTTCTTGCCGCTCTTGCGCACGCCCCCCAGGCGCCGGCGCGGGCTCGGCGAGTGCCAGCAGGTGATGCTGACCGGCGACGGGGTAGACCTCACGCGCCTGCCGATCATCCGCTGCTGGCCTCACGACGGCGACTTCGCGGCCCTGGGCTACCCGGCGGGCGTCAACGACGCGGTCGAGGGGCTCGGGCGCGGCAGCGACTGGGACGCCCGGTTCCGCGGGCGGTTCATCACGCTCGCGGGCATCCACACCGTGCACGCCGACGACCGCGACCACCCGGCCCCGGCGTCGCACAACATCGGGATGTACCGCGTGCAGCTCATGGGGCGCAACCGCCTCGCGATGCACTGGCACCTGCACCACGACGGCGCCCGGCACTGGCGATCGTGGAAGGCGCTGGGCAAGCCCATGCCCGTGGCCGTGGTGCTGGGGGGCGAGAGCGTGATGCCCTACGCGGCGACCGCGCCGCTCCCGCCGGGGATCAGCGAACTGCTCATGGCGGGGTTCCTGCACGGGCGGGGCATCCCGATGGTGCGGGCGAAGACGGTGCCGCTCTGGGTGCCGGCGAATGCCGAGATCGTGATCGAGGGGTTCGTCCGCCCCGACGCGGGGCTGATCGGCTACGACCCGCGCCGCGACGGCGACATCGGCCCGGGCGCCGTGTTCGAGGGCCCGTTCGGCGACCACACCGGGTTCTACTCGATGCCGGACCGGTACCCGATCCTCGACGTCACGGCCATCACACACCGGCGCGAGCCCGTGTACCCGACGACGATCGTGGGCTACCCGCCGCAGGAGGACTACTACCTCGGGAAGGCGACGGAGCGGATCTTCCTGCCGCTGCTCAAGACGCTGGTGCCGGACATCGAGGACTACGACCTGCCGCTGTTCGGGGCGTTCCACAACTGCGCGTTCGTCAAGGTCCGCAAGGCGTACCCGCTGCAGGCGCGCCGTGTCATGCACGCGATCTGGGGCGCCGGGCAGATGTCGTGGACGAAGGCGATCGTGGTGGTCGACGACGACGTCGACGTGCACGATCACCCCGGCGTGATGCGTGCCGTGGGCGAGCGCTGCGTGCCGGCGCGAGACAGCGAGTTGGTGCGCGGGCCGCTCGACATCCTGGACCACGCGGCCCCGTTCCTGGGCGCGGGCGGAAAGATGGGCCTCGACGCGACCCGCAAGAGCGACCCCGCCGAAACCCACCGGGTGCTGGACGAGTTGGCGCGGGAGTTGTGCGACGCCGGGCCGGTCAACGCCGTCCTCGGTGACGACGCCCGCGCGACCGAAACGCGCGTGCGGGCGGTCGAGGGCGTGCTCGACGCGCGCGTGCCGGAGGAACTGGGCGGGTGGTGGCTGCTCGTGCGCCTGGCGAAGACCGCCCCGGGCGACGGCGCGCGGCTCATCAAGGCCCTCGGCGGGCTTACGGGCGAGTGCGCCCTTCCCCGCTGGATCGTCGTTGTTGGCCCGGATGCCGACGTCGCGAACGCCGACGACGCGTTCTTTCACTGGATGGCCAACGCGGCCCCCGACCGTGATCGCGTGCTCAGCAAGTGCGGGCGGCGGGTCGCGTTCGACGCGACGCCCAAGGGACCGGGCGACGAGGCCCACGGGCTGCCCGTGCGCGAGTGGCCCCCGTTCATCCGCATGCCGCCGGATATCGGCGCGCGGGTGACGGCCCGGTGGGCCGAGTACGGCCTGGCGCCTCAGCGGGGCGAGGCCGCCGGCGCGAGCGATACGAGATAGCGGTCGATGATCTTCACGACGTCCTCGTGGAGATTGAGGGCGCCGGCGGTCTGCGTGTCGGTGCGGATGTCGTTGACCATGACGCTAAAGGCGACGCGCCGCCCGCTGCTCGGGTCGACGACGTAGCCCGAGAGCGTCCGCACGCCGTTGATGAACCCGCTCTTGGCGTAGAGCTCGTTCTGGAGGCGCACGCCCGAGAAGCGCCGGCGGAGCGTGCCCTGCCCGGGGCGGGCGAGCGAGGCGGTGAACATGTCGCGGGCCGCGTCGTTCGAGGCCAGCACGCCGAGCCAGCGCGTCAGCGTCGCGGGCGCGACGGCGTTGTCGCGCGACAGGCCCGAGCCGTCGGCGATGGTGACGTCGCCCGCGGCCCGGGCGCCCAGGTGCTGGGAGATCATCATGCGCAGCACCGCGCCGCCGTTGCTCCACGACCCCGGCTCGCGCGTCACCTCATGCCCGAGACGCTTCAGAAGGGCCTCGGCGTACAAGTTCGCCGAGTCGCTGTTGCAGCGGTGCAGCACTTCCTCGATGGGCGTGTTGACGGCGGCGATCACCCGCCCGCCCTCGAAGACGTCCCCCTCCGAGGCGACACGCGAGGTGCTCCCGCCCGTGCCGTCGCCGATGCGCACGCCCGCGCGGGAAAGGTGATCGGCCAGCAGTTGGCCCACGAACTCCGGCGGGTTGTGGATGGTGATCTCGACGCCCACCTGGGCGGCCTGGCGCACCTCGCCCCGCAGCGTGAAGCGGTTGGAAAATGGCTCGCGCGAGAGCCACACGCTGTTCTTGCCCTGCGAGGTCGTTCGCGCGCGGTTCTCGACTTCGATCCATGGCGCGTCGGGCTGGATCGAGTACGTCGGCAGCGAGCCGGCGCCGCCGCGACCGGGCCCGGGGAACGCCAGCAGCACGTTCGCGTGGAAGTTCACGCCCGCGACCTCCGCGCTGTACCCGCGGTCGAGCTTCTCGGTGGGCCAGCTCGGGTGCACGAACTGCCGGTCAAAGACGCGGTCGTCCACCACGATCTCGGTCGCCTGCACCACGCCGGCCTTCTGCGCGGCCCCCGCCAGCACGCCCAGCACGTCGCTCACGGTGAGGCGCGGGTTCATGCGCGCCAACAGGTCCGGGTCCGCCAGCGCGGGATCGCCCGAGCCCTTGAACACCAGACGGTCGCCGTCCTGGACGAGTTCGGTGCGGAACTGGAACGCGGGCGAGAGCGCCAGCAGGGCGGCGCCGCTCGTGAGCACTTTCATGTTCGACGCCGGGATCATCGGCTGATCGGCGCGCACGTCGGACAGCACCTGCCCGGAGGTGACGTCGCGGATGCTGATGCCCACGGTGGCGGCGCCGAGCTTCGCGTTCGAGACGGCGCGCGAGACTTCGTTCGACAGCGCGAGCGACTGGGCACCCGCGGCCGCCGGAAAAAGACAGGCGGCGAGAACGAACGCGACTCGATTCATCCCATTCCTCCCAGTCCGCCCAGACTGCCGATGGCCGGGCATCTCCCCACCACCCCAGTGCATCGGCACGCACAGTGCGCGGGCTTGATCGGGATGAAGGCGAGGGCGCTCAGGTCGCGGCGGCCATCGGGGGCTGCACGGTCAGGCCGAGGGTGACGAGGTCGAGCACCTCCTCGACCTGCGCCTTGCTCTGGATGTCCCAGGTCGCCCAGCGGATGCCGTTGACCGACGGCGCGTGCACCAGGGTATCGCGCACGGACTTGCCGACGCGCTTGGGAGACATCGCGCGGAGCGTGAACTCCGGGAATGGGATGCACAGTCGGGGCTTGGCCGGGTCGGGGACGACATAGG encodes the following:
- a CDS encoding ABC transporter ATP-binding protein yields the protein MSVAISHRSDWAIDLTHVDKKYRGKVHALRGIDMRVRRGEVFGLLGPNGAGKSTLVKILMTVISPSRADGTVLGRPVGHKGSLANIGYLPEHHKFPEYLTGGQVLDFYGALSGVPRAERRARAPELLELVGMTAWAKTKVKQYSKGMRQRIGIAQALMNDPELVILDEPTDGVDPVGRRDIRGMVQRLKERGKTVFLNSHLLSELEMVCDRVAILVQGKVASQGTIAELTDDQARYEIDLWLDEGQPAHDLLARALPEAANASPPPADVNALAPRVAWSGTLTTGELFRITRAGITINTTDAARVQPIIDRLRAGNVVIKSIRPVRPSLEDLFMQAVTDPNTGKAAAPGAAREKA
- a CDS encoding class I SAM-dependent methyltransferase → MSETRPNPWNETPAPGQALLPAHVYAASRDWGGYFRSLAHLGPRETLLAALSSFDADPPADASRDAIDLGCGDGRDTAELLRRGWRVLAIDASDEGLDRLRRRNDLVHPERLETRRASFEDVTLPPCTLLCASFSLPFCPAHAFPRLWAAVTGSIRPGGRFAGQLFGDADDWARLPDRTHHTPDQARALFEGFELERFQEERRDSAVDPVSHPKRWHVFHIVARRAGQPASAPSSRVS
- a CDS encoding UbiD family decarboxylase; the encoded protein is MYASLGEFVTALDRAGELSRVSARVSPVLEIAEIADRVSKSRCPGLPSAPARATDPRFHDRGGSALLFTNVDGADMPVLINAWGSYRRLEMALGCTGGGFESIAARIAELVKPQPPRTIGEGIAAARRFLPLLRTPPRRRRGLGECQQVMLTGDGVDLTRLPIIRCWPHDGDFAALGYPAGVNDAVEGLGRGSDWDARFRGRFITLAGIHTVHADDRDHPAPASHNIGMYRVQLMGRNRLAMHWHLHHDGARHWRSWKALGKPMPVAVVLGGESVMPYAATAPLPPGISELLMAGFLHGRGIPMVRAKTVPLWVPANAEIVIEGFVRPDAGLIGYDPRRDGDIGPGAVFEGPFGDHTGFYSMPDRYPILDVTAITHRREPVYPTTIVGYPPQEDYYLGKATERIFLPLLKTLVPDIEDYDLPLFGAFHNCAFVKVRKAYPLQARRVMHAIWGAGQMSWTKAIVVVDDDVDVHDHPGVMRAVGERCVPARDSELVRGPLDILDHAAPFLGAGGKMGLDATRKSDPAETHRVLDELARELCDAGPVNAVLGDDARATETRVRAVEGVLDARVPEELGGWWLLVRLAKTAPGDGARLIKALGGLTGECALPRWIVVVGPDADVANADDAFFHWMANAAPDRDRVLSKCGRRVAFDATPKGPGDEAHGLPVREWPPFIRMPPDIGARVTARWAEYGLAPQRGEAAGASDTR
- the dacB gene encoding D-alanyl-D-alanine carboxypeptidase/D-alanyl-D-alanine-endopeptidase: MNRVAFVLAACLFPAAAGAQSLALSNEVSRAVSNAKLGAATVGISIRDVTSGQVLSDVRADQPMIPASNMKVLTSGAALLALSPAFQFRTELVQDGDRLVFKGSGDPALADPDLLARMNPRLTVSDVLGVLAGAAQKAGVVQATEIVVDDRVFDRQFVHPSWPTEKLDRGYSAEVAGVNFHANVLLAFPGPGRGGAGSLPTYSIQPDAPWIEVENRARTTSQGKNSVWLSREPFSNRFTLRGEVRQAAQVGVEITIHNPPEFVGQLLADHLSRAGVRIGDGTGGSTSRVASEGDVFEGGRVIAAVNTPIEEVLHRCNSDSANLYAEALLKRLGHEVTREPGSWSNGGAVLRMMISQHLGARAAGDVTIADGSGLSRDNAVAPATLTRWLGVLASNDAARDMFTASLARPGQGTLRRRFSGVRLQNELYAKSGFINGVRTLSGYVVDPSSGRRVAFSVMVNDIRTDTQTAGALNLHEDVVKIIDRYLVSLAPAASPR